One segment of Meriones unguiculatus strain TT.TT164.6M chromosome 3, Bangor_MerUng_6.1, whole genome shotgun sequence DNA contains the following:
- the Tex38 gene encoding testis-expressed protein 38 encodes MESQKEDLSLSGMWISLCVGFLGLCSTLIGSCILFLHWKKNLQREERAQQWVEVMRAALFTYSPLLYWINKQRQHGMNTAINTGPPPAVTKTEMEVQNPDTLWELDISEGRNYAVQDGSPEGETSGPLQHVLAVPKQPLSSTVPQPQTDSPLPLPIFQEVPFALSLCHLPPMLNHSVSYPLANCPERNVHFYSLPTLAHGTNCFNAKPFALEL; translated from the exons ATGGAGTCCCAAAAGGAGGACCTGAGCCTCTCTGGCA TGTGGATCTCCTTGTGCGTTGGATTCCTGGGGCTGTGTTCCACGCTCATAGGCAGCTGCATCCTCTTTCTGCACTGGAAGAAGAACTTGCAGAGAGAAGAACGTGCCCAGCAGTGGGTGGAGGTGATGAGAGCCGCCTTGTTCACCTACAGTCCCCTGTTGTACTGGATAAACAAGCAGCGGCAGCACGGCATGAATACAGCCATTAACACAGGCCCTCCCCCTGCTGTCACCAAGACAGAGATGGAAGTTCAGAATCCAGATACCCTGTGGGAGTTGGATATCTCTGAAGGCAGGAACTATGCTGTACAAGACGGCAGCCCCGAGGGTGAAACCTCTGGTCCTTTGCAGCATGTTCTGGCGGTCCCCAAACAGCCCCTCTCTTCAACAGTGCCACAGCCTCAGACAGACTCCCCACTCCCACTTCCCATCTTCCAGGAGGTGCCCTTTGCCCTGTCCCTCTGCCACCTTCCTCCCATGCTGAACCACTCTGTCTCCTACCCATTGGCCAACTGCCCTGAAAGGAATGTTCATTTCTATTCCCTCCCAACACTGGCCCATGGAACAAACTGCTTCAATGCCAAGCCTTTTGCTTTAGAACTGTAG